A single genomic interval of Oxyura jamaicensis isolate SHBP4307 breed ruddy duck chromosome 26, BPBGC_Ojam_1.0, whole genome shotgun sequence harbors:
- the LOC118178661 gene encoding gastricsin-like, whose product MRGALGARTMKWLVLAVLCLQLSEGLVRIKLKKYKSAREAMRQAGVLQDYLKKVKHDPARKYHFNRDYAVYEPMASHLDSSYFGEISIGTPPQNFLVLFDTGSANLWVPSTLCQTPACRNHATFNPGASSTFINNGQTYSLSYGSGSLTVLLGYDTLQLPVTLSPQYAVDCSQIQNLPTITFVINGTPLPLHPSAYVLKSNGYCTLGIEATYLLSQNGQPLWILGDIFLKEYYTVFDMANNRVGFAPSA is encoded by the exons ATGCGCGGAGCCCTGGGTGCCCGCACCATGAAGTGGCTCGTCCTGGCCGTGCTGTGCCTCCAGCTCTCGGAGGGGCTGGTGAG GATCAAGCTGAAGAAATACAAGTCCGCAAGGGAGGCGATGAGGCAGGCGGGCGTGCTGCAGGACTACCTGAAGAAAGTGAAGCATGACCCAGCCAGGAAATACCACTTCAATCGGGACTACGCCGTGTACGAGCCGATGGCCAGCCATCTGGAT TCCTCCTACTTCGGGGAGATCAGCATTGGGACCCCCCCGCAGAACTTCCTGGTGCTCTTCGACACCGGCTCCGCCAACCTCTGGGTGCCCTCCACCCTGTGCCAGACGCCGGCTTGCA GAAATCACGCCACGTTCAACCCCGGCGCCTCCTCCACCTTCATCAACAATGGCCAGACCTACAGCCTGTCCTACGGCAGCGGCTCGCTGACGGTGCTGCTGGGCTACGACACGCTGCAg CTCCCCGTCACCCTCTCTCCCCAGTATGCCGTTGACTGCAGCCAGATCCAGAACTTGCCCACCATCACCTTCGTCATCAACGGCACGCCGTTGCCGCTGCACCCCTCAGCCTACGTCCTCAAG AGCAATGGTTACTGCACCCTTGGGATCGAGGCCACCTACCTGCTCTCCCAGAACGGGCAGCCGCTCTGGATTTTGGGTGACATCTTCCTCAAGGAGTATTACACCGTCTTCGACATGGCGAACAACCGCGTCGGCTTCGCCCCATCGGCATAG
- the LOC118178456 gene encoding gastricsin-like, whose protein sequence is MKWLLLALVCLHLSEGLLRIPLKKGKSIREAMKEKGVLHEYLEEHRYHDPAYKFFNSFSSIYEPLSNSMEMSYYGEISIGTPPQNFLVLFDTGSSNLWVPSTLCQSQACTNHNLFNPNQSSTFSTQDEYFSLQYGTGSLTGIFGYDTVTIQGLSITNQEFGLSETEPGTNFVYSPFDGILGLAYPSLSAGGATTVMQGMLQQNLLDSPVFSFYLSGQEGSQGGELVFGGVDPNLYTGQITWTPVTQTSYWQIGIEDFSVGGQSSGWCSQGCQGIVDTGTSLLTVPTQVFTQLMQSIGAQADSDGQYVVSCSNIGSMPTLTFVISGTSFPLPPSAYMLQSNSGYCTVGIESTYLPSQNGQPLWILGDVFLRSYYSIYDMGNNQVGFATAA, encoded by the exons ATGAAGTGGCTGCTCCTTGCTCTGGTGTGCCTGCACCTCTCTGAGGGGCTGCTGAG GATTCCTCTGAAGAAAGGCAAGTCCATACGGGAAGCCATGAAGGAGAAGGGCGTACTCCATGAGTACCTGGAGGAGCACCGCTACCATGACCCTGCCTACAAGTTCTTCAACAGCTTCTCCAGCATCTACGAGCCCCTGTCCAACAGCATGGAG ATGTCCTACTACGGGGAGATCAGCATTGGGACCCCCCCGCAGAACTTCCTGGTGCTCTTCGACACCGGCTCCTCCAACCTCTGGGTGCCCTCCACCCTGTGCCAGAGCCAGGCCTGCA CCAACCACAACCTGTTCAACCCCAACCAGTCCTCCACGTTTTCAACCCAGGACGAGTACTTCTCCCTGCAGTACGGAACGGGCAGCCTCACCGGCATCTTCGGCTACGACACGGTCACA ATCCAAGGCCTCTCCATCACCAACCAGGAGTTCGGCCTGAGTGAGACCGAGCCTGGCACCAACTTTGTGTACTCCCCGTTCGATGGCATCCTGGGGCTGGCCTACCCTTCCCTTTCTGCCGGCGGTGCCACCACGGTGATGCAGGGCATGCTGCAGCAAAACCTGCTGGATTCCCCCGTCTTCAGCTTCTACCTGAGCGG gcaggagggcagccaaGGTGGAGAGCTCGTCTTTGGAGGCGTCGACCCCAACCTGTACACGGGGCAGATCACCTGGACCCCCGTCACCCAGACCAGCTACTGGCAGATTGGGATCGAAGA cttctccGTCGGTGGGCAGAGCAGCGGCTGGTGTAGCCAGGGCTGCCAGGGAATCGTCGACACGGGAACCTCCCTCCTCACCGTCCCCACTCAAGTCTTCACCCAGCTGATGCAGTCCATCGGAGCTCAGGCTGACAGCGACGGCCAG TACGTGGTGAGCTGCAGCAACATCGGGAGCATGCCCACCCTCACCTTTGTCATCAGCGGCACCAGcttccccctgcctccctctgccTACATGCTCCAG AGCAACAGCGGCTACTGCACCGTGGGGATTGAATCCACCTACCTGCCCTCCCAGAACGGGCAGCCGCTCTGGATCCTCGGCGACGTCTTCCTGAGGTCCTACTACTCCATCTACGACATGGGCAACAACCAAGTGGGCTTCGCCACCGCTGCGTGA